In a genomic window of Leishmania infantum JPCM5 genome chromosome 3:
- a CDS encoding putative peter pan protein has product MGKTAKGSTAMPGKLDTTEADKRTPKSIIIYRGDVGVHVRSLMHEWRNVFLPWSSKKLHGKNKSLKDFLAVAATFSASHLQLFTAPSQGTSLRIMRFFNGPTLSFRVLSFTLHKEIVAKQRRPVAVDRAAWEVAPIVVLNNFTHPDLAHRAEVPLLMATFKALFPSLNVQTIQSSEIQRICLFHYDHVEHVVEVRHYYVNARTVGVTKTVKKLLENRRPTKLGTLESIDEVLDREDAWSDTDGEGEEVPLVQPFRQHREQCRVKLQEIGPRMTLQLSKVENGFAGGEVIYHRTEKKTLREVQVNASKVRARKTEKAKRRALQDENVQRKRQKREDRLERKRQRREAAAEAQQANPFEVAHGDGNGNGDGDGDGYVAGDEE; this is encoded by the coding sequence ATGGGCAAGACAGCGAAGGGCAGCACGGCGATGCCGGGCAAGCTGGACACAACCGAGGCAGACAAGAGAACACCCAAGTCCATCATCATCTACCGCGGCGATGTCGGCGTTCACGTGCGCTCGCTGATGCACGAGTGGCGCAATGTCTTTCTCCCGTGGAGCAGCAAGAAGCTGCACGGCAAGAACAAGTCGCTGAAAGACTTCCTCGCCGTAGCCGCCACCTTCAGCGCCTCGCACCTGCAGTTGTTTACAGCCCCATCACAGGGGACGTCGCTGCGCATCATGCGCTTCTTCAACGGCCCCACGCTGTCGTTTCGCGTGTTGAGCTTCACCCTTCACAAGGAGATCGTCGCCAAGCAGCGCCGTCCCGTGGCAGTCGACCGGGCCGCATGGGAGGTGGCGCCGATCGTCGTGCTGAACAACTTCACACACCCCGACCTGGCGCACCGCGCGGaagtgccgctgctgatggccACGTTCAAGGCACTGTTTCCATCGCTCAACGTGCAGACGATTCAGAGCAGCGAAATTCAGCGCATCTGCCTCTTTCACTACGACCACGTCGAGCACGTGGTGGAGGTGCGTCACTACTACGTGAACGCGCGCACCGTCGGTGTCACCAAGACAGTAAAGAAGCTCTTAGAAAACAGACGTCCCACCAAGCTAGGTACGCTGGAGAGCATCGACGAGGTGCTAGACCGCGAGGACGCCTGGTCAGACACGGacggtgagggagaggaggtgccGCTTGTGCAGCCCTTCCGCCAGCATCGAGAGCAGTGCCGCGTGAAGCTGCAGGAGATCGGTCCGCGCatgacgctgcagctgagcaAGGTCGAGAACGGCTTTGCCGGCGGCGAGGTCATCTACCACCGCACCGAGAAGaagacgctgcgcgaggtgcaGGTGAACGCGTCGAaagtgcgcgcacgcaagacggagaaggcgaagcgaCGCGCCCTGCAGGATGAAAACGTGCAGCGCAAGCGTCAGAAGCGCGAAGACAGGCTCGAGCGCAAGCGCCAACGTcgcgaggcagccgccgAGGCGCAACAGGCGAACCCGTTTGAGGTAGCACACGGGGACggcaacggcaacggcgatggcgacggcgacgggtACGTCGCTGGAGACGAAGAGTGA